Sequence from the Granulicella sp. L56 genome:
CGGTCTTGGTGCTGAAGGTGCCGTCGGCTTCGACGGCCTGCATGAACTCGTCGTTGACGCGGACGGAGTTGTTGGCGTTCTGGAAGAAGATGCTGCTATAGGCTTCGGAGTCGGGGCCGCTGCCATCGTAGCCTGCCTGCACGAGTGTCCAGGCTTTCTTCTCTTCGCTGACCTTGCACTGGATGAAGTCGTTGATGTCGGGATGGTCGACGTTGAGGATGACCATCTTGGCGGCGCGGCGGGTCTTGCCACCGGACTTGATGACACCGGCGAAGGCATCGAAGCCGCGCATAAAGCTCAAGGGGCCGCTGGCAGTTCCACCGCCGGAGAGCGTCTCCATGCTGCCACGGATGCTGCTCAGATTCGAGCCTGCGCCCGAGCCCCACTTGAAGAGCATGCCCTCGGTCTTGGCCAAGGTAAGAATGCTGTCGAGCGAATCGTTCACCGAATTGATGAAGCAGGCCGAGCACTGCGGGCGAGTGTAGCCGGTAACGGAGAACTCGACCTTGCCGGTGGTCTGGTTCCAGTGCCAGTTCTGGGCGTCGGAGTTGGGCTCCAACCGGTCGCAGCCTACGTTGAACCAGACGGGCGAGTTGAAGGCCACTTTCTGATTGAGCAGCAGGTGGGAGAGCTCGGCGAAGAAGGTGTCTGCATCTTCGGACGTGGCGAAGTAGCCGTCGCGGATGCCCCAGTCGCGGATGGACTCGGCGACGCGGGTGATGAGGGCGCGAACGCCGGACTCGCGCTCATCGGTGCCGTTGAGGCCGTGGAGGTACTTCGACGCCACGATGTTGGTGGCGGTCATCGACCAGTCGGCGGGGACTTCGACGTTCTTCTGCTCGAAGATGATCTTGCCCTTGAAGTCCTGAATGATGGCATCGCGGAACTCCCAGGTGATCTCGTCGAAGGGGGAGAGGCCGGGCTTGGTGAAGTGACGACTGAAGGACAACCCCGGAGCCTTGGAACTGGATTTAGCGGACGCCTGAGACGGAGCAGGGACGGTGTTCTTGGAGGTCTTGGCGGGCTGGGTAGGAATGGTGGCCATGGGGGAATTGCTCCTTCTAATTTGATGATGAAACTTAGCTTCTGGCTCACGGTGCGTACTCTCGTGAGCGGGTGAAAATGTCCCTGACGACACTGGATATGAATCCGGAGCAACTGGCTTCGGCGGCGTCGAAGCAGGGCGAAAAATGTGAACCCGAACCGAACGATCTGGAGCGGTGCAGTCGCAAAAGTACCGCCGCCTGTAGGGTCTGTCAAGTATAAAGCACAACCTATTGTGTTATCTGTGCAAATACCCCTGTTTACGGGCGATTCACCAAAAGAGGGTAAAAAAAACAGGGATTTGGCTGTGGAAGTTGCCGCAGAAGCACGTCGGAGGCGGAGATTACGAGATGGTTAATAGGCACTTTTTGAAGGTATGCGCCTGCGATACAGACGACAAGGTGCAGCGATGGTGCACTGGATGTGGATAAGAGTGGAAAAGTGGGAAAACAGGGTCCGGATTACAGCGAATGCTAAATAGGTGAGGCCCGGGAAGTTACCCCCGGACCCCAAATCGTGCAGTTACAGCTTAGAAGGCGTAGTGCAGGGAGAACTGGATCTGCCGCTGCGGCGAACGCACGTCGCTGATCTGGCCGAAGTTGCTGTCAGCAATGCCGTTATCGGGGTTCTTGTAGCTGGCAATGTTGAAGGCGTTGAAGAGGTCCGCACGGAACTCCAGCGCCTGCTCGTGATAGATGGTGAAGCTCTTGCCTCCGGTCAGGTCGATCTGTTCGTAGCCGGGAGCGCGCTCGGTGCCGACTGAGGCGCTACCAAACTCTTCGCCAACCGTCGGACCGTAGGCGCAGCCGTAGGACTGTGCCTGAGCGGTGGCACAGCCATTAACCGTACCTGTAGGCGTCACCACCGGATGGACGACCGTGTTATCGGTGCCGAACCAGTTGTTGAGGGTACGGTTCGCGATCTTCAGGTGCTGGTAGTGGTTGGCGCGTCCGGTTTTGTTGTTGACGCTGGTGGTAACCGGAGCGGTGATGGTGACGGGAAGGCCCGAGTAGGCCATCGCCGTTCCGCTCAGCTTCCAACCGCCGACCGCCTCGTCAACAAAGCGATTGATGTTGCCGCCGAAACGCCTGCCGCGACCGAAAGGAAGCTCGTAGACGGCTGTGGCGCTCATGTTGTGCCGGGCATCGAAGCCGCTGGGACCGTAGTCAGCACTCCCGTTGTAGCCGTTCTGCCAGTAGGCACTGGCGCCGTTGACGCTGGCCGTGCCGAAGAAGCCAGGATTGTTGGTCATCGCCTTGGCAAAGGTGTAGTTGATCTGGAACTCCAGGCCTTCGGACTGGCGACGGCGCATCTGCAACTGAGCGGCGTTGTAGTTCATCATCGAGTTTGTCTCGGTCACGACGATGTTGCCGGTCTGGCCGACCAGGTTGAAGTAAGGGGCCTGCGTGCCGGGCGCGGTGAGCTGGTTTCCGGCGCGAGCGTCGATCAGATGCTGTCCCGTCTGGCCGACGTAGCCCAGAACGACCGAGGTCTTGTTGTCGAGCTGGTACTCGGTCGAGAGGGTGAACTCCTGAATGAACGCAGGCTTGAGATTTTTGTCCCAGGCACGGTAGGTATTGCTGACAAGAGAGCCTGAGACGTTGGTGGGAATGGCCGTCTGCACGGTCAAAGGGGTTCCGGCGCTGGTGTCCGAGGCAGCCACCGCCTGATAGGTGTAGGCAGGCTGGAACGGCGGGTTGAAGTTGAGGCGAAGGTTCGCTCCCGTGCCCTCAAGGTAGTTGGTGATGCCGTAGCCACCACGAACGACGAGCCGTGTCTTCGGCTGATAGGAGAAGCCGACGCGGGGCATGAAGTTGGTATAGGTGGGATGGTAGAGCGCGCGCGCATCGCCAAAGGCGGCGGCTGCTCCGGGCTGGTTGGCGGCGTAGTAGAGACCGGTGGCGAGGTCAACGTTGGCCTGCTTGTTATTGACCTCGTAGATGGGCTGATCGTACTCGTAGCGAAGGCCGAGGTTCAGGGTCAGGTTGTCCCTCACCTTCCAATCGTCTTGTACGAAGGCGGCGTCGCGGTACTGGCGCTGGCCGGAACGGCCGACGTTGCCGGCGATACCGGCGTAGTAGATATTGTTGGTGTCGAAGTCGGAGACAGTGTTGCCGGTAAACGCACCTGCATACTGGAGACGGCCCATGACACCATCGTTGCCGGGGTAGAAGTTGTTCTGCTGATAGCGCAGGATCTCGACGCCGGCCTTGACTACGTGACGGCCCAGTTGCAGGGTCAGGTTATCGCCATAGGTAAAGATGTTGTCGATCAGGCTGCTGCCGCCGCCGAAGGTTCCGATATCGGTGAGGTAGGTCTGGGTGGAACGGCCCTGGCCGTTGCCAAAGTCCTGCAAGGCAAAGCCGGGATAGGGCTGGGCCGCATTGATGCCGACGATCGAGTTGCCTTTAAGTCCGAAGACTCCGGTCGTGTCCTGCGGGATGCCCTGCAACCAGCGAATGCGCGACCAGCCGCCACGGGCTTCGTTAATGATCCGGGGAGAGAAGGTATGCACCCAGTTGAGCGCCAGCCCCTTGAAGGGATAGCTGCTGGTCGTGGGAAAGGTGATGGCGATGGGCGTCTCGGGAGTGGAGTCCGCCGCTTCGCCCTGAGAGTAGCGCGCCATGATGGAGTTATGCGCGCCCAGCGTGTAGTCGATCTTGATGTCGCCCTGGTCGTTGCGAACTACGTTCCGATAGGTACCGAGGTAGTTGTTCTGCGCGATACCGTCCGTAGCAGGCCGGTTTGGCAGCGGGTAAAGCTCGGGGTGAGCGAACAGATATTGGGCGACTGGGTTGGTGACAGGAACCTGGTTGCCGGGATAGGCGACCTGTCCCTGACCGGCGACATAGTGAGATAGCTGAACGGGAAGCGAGGAGAAGTCTCCGGTACGGAAGGCCGCCGGGATGACCGATGCAGCCTGCGTGCCGCCCTTGTGGTAGCGGATGCCCTCGTAATCGGCAAAGAAAAAGAGTTTGTCGCGAAGGATGGGGCCACCGACAGTGCCCCCAAAGGTGGTCTGCGTAAAGGGCTGGCGAGGATTACCGGCAAACTTGTTCGCCCAGGTGTTGGCATCGAGGTTGTAGTTCTCAAGAAACGCGAACGCCGATCCATGAAAGTGATTGGTACCGCTCTTGAGGACGGCGATCACATCGCCGCCATTGACGTTGCCGTACTCTGCACCCGCGTTCGAGGTGATGACGGTCAGGTTCTCAATGGCGTCCGGGCTGGGGTTGTAGCCGATGACGTTGTTGATGGTCTCGTTGATCTCGATGCCGTCGAGCAGGTAGTTATTGGTCTGGTTTCGGTTTCCGTTGATGGAGACCTGGCCGCCCTGATTGGTGTCGCGCTCGATGGCGTTGGTGTTCGACATGCTCGTCGGCTCAGTCGCGACGGCACCGGGAAGGAACATCGTAATCGAAGAGAAATTGCGGCCGTTGAGCGGAAGGTTCTGAATCGTGCTTGGTGTAAACGTCGTGGCCAGCGTGGAGTTGTCCGTGTCCAGGATCGGCTGCAGCGTGTTCTCTACGGTGACGGTCTGGGTCTCGGAACCGACTTCGAGCTTGCCGTCGACCTTTGCGGTCTGATTGACCTCAAGCGTGAAGGGCGACGACGAAAATGACTTGAAGCCGTCGTGTTTGATGGTGACGGTGTACTGGCCAATCTGGAGGAAGCGGATCGAATAGTCTCCGCTGTTGTTGGTGGTGGCATTGGTCTCGACGTTGGTGGCGACGTTTTTGACGGTGACCGCCGCACCGGGAAGGACCGCGCCGGATGGATCAGTCACGGTTCCGTTGACCGCGCCTGTAATGGTTTGCGCCTGCGTCACGGGCAAAAAGACTAGACAGAGACAAAGGGGGAGGACTGCGCGAAGCAGTTTTTTATACGAGGTACACATTTGCATCTCCTGGCACGCCAAAAATGGAAGCTATTTGACCCAGGCAGAAAGGTGAATCAATTATTTGCACATATAACGGCTAAATGAACAAAATCCGGTCTTTAAAAAATCTACCCCTGTAGCCGGATTTTTACAAGCAAGTGCGGCCACATAAGGACTTAGATAAATTTTTCTTTTCCGGAAGATAAGTCGCGAAGCAGATTTTCATGCCTCTTTAATGGGTAAATAAGGCAAGACGACAAGGTAGATATGATGGACGAGAGAGAGTTTGGGAGGATTTCGATGTCGAGGACGCAATCGGCGATGGTGGAGCTGGGAACGGTGGCCCCAGCCTTTGAACTGGCAGACGTAGTGACGGGAAAGGCCGTTGGACGGGACGACGTAGCCAAAAACGGCCTTCTGGTGATGTTTATCTGCGTACATTGCCCCTATGTGAAGCATGTCGAGGCAGAGCTGGCCCGCATCGGCGCTAACTACGAAGGGAAGATCGGCATCGTGGCGATCTCGTCCAATGACGTGGTTGCCTATCCACAGGACGGGCCGGACGAGATGAAGGCGCAGGCGCAACGGCTGGGCTTCCGCTTCCCTTACCTGTTCGACGAGTCGCAGGAGGTGGCGCAGTCTTACGATGCGGCGTGCACCCCTGACTTTTTCCTCTTTGATGCGGAGATGAAGCTCGTCTATCGCGGCCAGTTGGACGAGAGTCGACCGCGGCGGGGAGATTCCGGCAACGATATTCCAGTAACAGGCAAGGACCTACGGCAGGCGCTGGACGACGTGATCGCCGGCAAGAGGCCGGACACGAATCAGCGGACCAGCCTTGGCTGCAACATTAAGTGGCGCGAAGCCTAATCTCAGAAGGAGAACCGATGCAGGACGTGCTTGAGCAATTGAAGGCAGGAGTTCGCCGATTTCAGGCGACGGTGTACCCCGAACAGGCAGAGATGTACCGCAAGGCGGTAAGCGTACCGCAGGAACCACACACGCTCTTTGTGGCTTGCGCCGACTCGCGGATTGAACCCGAAACAATCACGCAAACGAAACCCGGCGAGATGTTTGTGCTGCGCAACATCGGCAACCTGATACCGGCCTACGGCGAGATGATGGGCGGCGTGAGCGCTGTGGTCGAGTACGCCGTCAGCTTGCTGAAGGTGAAGCATGTGGTGGTCTGCGGCCACGCCGATTGCGGAGCGATGAAAGGCCTGCTCAATCCCGATAGCGTGACGACCATGCCCGCAGTCAAAAACTGGCTGAAGAACGCGGCGACGGCAATGAGCGTCGCTGAGGCGCTGGGAGCCAGAGACGAGGCACCGGAGACGCTGATGCGGAGCGTTACGGAACAAAATGTCCTGTTGCAGATTCAGCATCTGCGGACACATCCCTCAGTGGCCGCGGCAATAGCGCGGGAGGAGTTGACCATCTCCGGTTGGGTCTATGAGATCGGCACCGGCCAGGTGCGTATTTCTGAGGATGGCGCAAAGAGCTTTGTACCCGTCTCTGGAGCGGCCTGAATCTTCGTAATTTGCAGCGAGAAAAGATGCCCTGGATTCCTGTTTTAATCTCCGGGCATCTTCCCGCTCTTCTTATGGATTCAGCGAATTGATCGCCTTAGTGCCGTCGGAGCCGTGTATTTTGACGAGCTTGTTGTAGATGCCGATCAACAGGAAGGGCGCAGCCCACTGGCCGACAAAGAGGGCATTATGGGGCTTCTTCGCTGCTGAAAAACCAAGCGAGACGGCCATCGAGGCCAGCGCCAGTCCTAAATAAACGCTGGAAGGAACCTGGGCAGTGAACTGCTCAATAGATGCGGTTATTTGATCTTCCTGAGCTTCACCTTTTGCTACGCGGTAATCGGTCATGACAAAAATCTCCTTATCGGTTTCGCAACCTGTCTGTTAAGGAGAGATGCGAAAAAACGGCTCCGCGAACGCCTGTGTGCCGAAGTCAGCGCTGGATTTTCATTGTGCGAAAAGTCGATCGCTCTTTTGGTGATGGGATAGTCAAAGCCACTTCAACTTGCGAAGGATGACCAGTAACAATGCAGTGCAGAGGATGGTGATGCCACCGACATAAAATGCGCCGTTGGCAGACTCTTCAAATGGCAAACCCTTGAGGTTCATGCCATAGATGCCGGAGATGGCGATAACCGGCAGGGCGATGGTGCCGAGCACGGTGAGCACCTTCATCACCTCGTTGGTGCGGTTGGCGACGCTCGACAGGTAGATGTCGAGGGTGTTATTCAGCAAGTCGCGCTGCGTCTCGACGGAGTCAAGCAGGCGCGCCACATGATCGTAGATATCGCGGACATAGGGCTGGTGCTCGGCGTCGATGATGGAGCCAGGGTCGCGTTGCAGGTGCAGCGAGGCGTCGCGGGTGTTGACGAGGACGCGGCGAAGATCGATCAACTCGCGCTTGATGGCGAAGACGCCCTGGAGCACCTCGGGCGAGGGTGAATCGATGACAACGTCTTCGAGATCGTCGATGCGGTCGTCGAAGTTGTCGATGGCGGGAAAGTAGAGATCGACGATGGTGTCGAGG
This genomic interval carries:
- a CDS encoding TonB-dependent receptor; its protein translation is MCTSYKKLLRAVLPLCLCLVFLPVTQAQTITGAVNGTVTDPSGAVLPGAAVTVKNVATNVETNATTNNSGDYSIRFLQIGQYTVTIKHDGFKSFSSSPFTLEVNQTAKVDGKLEVGSETQTVTVENTLQPILDTDNSTLATTFTPSTIQNLPLNGRNFSSITMFLPGAVATEPTSMSNTNAIERDTNQGGQVSINGNRNQTNNYLLDGIEINETINNVIGYNPSPDAIENLTVITSNAGAEYGNVNGGDVIAVLKSGTNHFHGSAFAFLENYNLDANTWANKFAGNPRQPFTQTTFGGTVGGPILRDKLFFFADYEGIRYHKGGTQAASVIPAAFRTGDFSSLPVQLSHYVAGQGQVAYPGNQVPVTNPVAQYLFAHPELYPLPNRPATDGIAQNNYLGTYRNVVRNDQGDIKIDYTLGAHNSIMARYSQGEAADSTPETPIAITFPTTSSYPFKGLALNWVHTFSPRIINEARGGWSRIRWLQGIPQDTTGVFGLKGNSIVGINAAQPYPGFALQDFGNGQGRSTQTYLTDIGTFGGGSSLIDNIFTYGDNLTLQLGRHVVKAGVEILRYQQNNFYPGNDGVMGRLQYAGAFTGNTVSDFDTNNIYYAGIAGNVGRSGQRQYRDAAFVQDDWKVRDNLTLNLGLRYEYDQPIYEVNNKQANVDLATGLYYAANQPGAAAAFGDARALYHPTYTNFMPRVGFSYQPKTRLVVRGGYGITNYLEGTGANLRLNFNPPFQPAYTYQAVAASDTSAGTPLTVQTAIPTNVSGSLVSNTYRAWDKNLKPAFIQEFTLSTEYQLDNKTSVVLGYVGQTGQHLIDARAGNQLTAPGTQAPYFNLVGQTGNIVVTETNSMMNYNAAQLQMRRRQSEGLEFQINYTFAKAMTNNPGFFGTASVNGASAYWQNGYNGSADYGPSGFDARHNMSATAVYELPFGRGRRFGGNINRFVDEAVGGWKLSGTAMAYSGLPVTITAPVTTSVNNKTGRANHYQHLKIANRTLNNWFGTDNTVVHPVVTPTGTVNGCATAQAQSYGCAYGPTVGEEFGSASVGTERAPGYEQIDLTGGKSFTIYHEQALEFRADLFNAFNIASYKNPDNGIADSNFGQISDVRSPQRQIQFSLHYAF
- a CDS encoding thioredoxin family protein, translated to MSRTQSAMVELGTVAPAFELADVVTGKAVGRDDVAKNGLLVMFICVHCPYVKHVEAELARIGANYEGKIGIVAISSNDVVAYPQDGPDEMKAQAQRLGFRFPYLFDESQEVAQSYDAACTPDFFLFDAEMKLVYRGQLDESRPRRGDSGNDIPVTGKDLRQALDDVIAGKRPDTNQRTSLGCNIKWREA
- a CDS encoding carbonic anhydrase — encoded protein: MQDVLEQLKAGVRRFQATVYPEQAEMYRKAVSVPQEPHTLFVACADSRIEPETITQTKPGEMFVLRNIGNLIPAYGEMMGGVSAVVEYAVSLLKVKHVVVCGHADCGAMKGLLNPDSVTTMPAVKNWLKNAATAMSVAEALGARDEAPETLMRSVTEQNVLLQIQHLRTHPSVAAAIAREELTISGWVYEIGTGQVRISEDGAKSFVPVSGAA
- a CDS encoding magnesium transporter CorA family protein, which codes for MPWYELESAADPRLDELAKQYNLHPLHIEDCRSENESVKVDTAPHYTFAVFKPVHLEGNPEMPAFATIDLFAGKDFLITIADPKCPSTAEALARARRDGSDDNPGKLLYLILDTIVDLYFPAIDNFDDRIDDLEDVVIDSPSPEVLQGVFAIKRELIDLRRVLVNTRDASLHLQRDPGSIIDAEHQPYVRDIYDHVARLLDSVETQRDLLNNTLDIYLSSVANRTNEVMKVLTVLGTIALPVIAISGIYGMNLKGLPFEESANGAFYVGGITILCTALLLVILRKLKWL